ACCGAACGCCGATCGGCATATTGGTCGGCTTGTATGCTTGTGCCAATATGTTTTTCCACGAGGCGGCGTTGCGTGGCGCGCCCACGGACTTCCCAGAGCGCTTCGCGCTGTCGGTCATGACGCTGATGTTGACCATCATCGGCGGACGCCTCACACCCACCTTTACCCGTGAGTTTTTGGCGGACAGGAACATTGCAAAGCTGCCGGCAGTGTTTTCTCCGGTGGATGGCGTCGCGATTGTCTCGGTCCTCGTGGGAGTCATCGCGTGGGTTCTCCAACCGGAGAGCGCGTGGGCAGGAGTCATGTTGATGGTAGCCGGCATGGCAAGTGTGGCGCGCCTAGTGCGTTGGGGAGGGTGGCGGACCTGGCGCGAACCGCTCGTGCTGGTCCTGCATGTAGGCTATCTTTGGGTTGGGCTGTATTTACTGGCTCTCGGCGCGTCGATTCTAGGATTTGGGTTCACGACGGCGAATGCGGTTCATGTCCTCACCACCGGCGCGATGGGTACGATGACACTCGCGGTGATGACCCGTGCGAGCCTCGGCCACACAGGGCGGCCCCGGCATGCCGGCCGGCTCACCGTGGCCATGTACGTTCTGATCAATGTCGGGGCGCTTCTGCGAATCCTTGCTCCGAATCCCGATGTCCCCACAGCCCTGACTCATGCGATGCTCGGCCTGTCGGCACTGGGGTGGGGTGGGGCGTACCTGCTCTTTGCGCTGCACTATGGACGATACCTGATCCGTCCGAGTCTCGATGAATAGGGACTTCATGCGGATAATAACCGGGATCCTCGAAAAGAGGTTTCGGACAGACAAGTGGCGTCCCATTGACCAGTGCGGTATGATGAGTATCTAGAATGTACGTCGTTCGGTGAAACGTGAAGCATATCTCGCAGGAAGTTCGTCCTATTTCGCGCTTCACGAATGACGAGAGGACGCTTCAGCACATACAAAGAAAGGGGGCGACCGGTTTCGACGGGGATACTGAGGTCACTGTCGCATGTCGAGCTCTCGGGGACTCGTAACCCTCCGGGAAAATGCAACTGCCAATCAAGAACTGGCACTCGCAGCTTAATTAACTGCGACGTTCTTCCATCTGATGCCCGCGGGGGTGGAAGAGCGCGATGCAGCGGGCTGGTCCAAGGCTGGTGCTCAGCGGCTGAGGACGAGAACTTTCTGGGCTAGTGGCTGTTCTAAGCCGGTCGACAGGCGTGGATGGCCGCGAAACTTAAATTGTCGGCTACACATGTAGACACAGTGCACTGACGATCTTCGGACAGGGGTTCAACTCCCCTCGCCTCCACCATACCAACCTTCGGTTGAGCCGGCGCCTCTTTATCGCTGTATCGTGATTGAGGGCGCCGGATAAAATTCTCCAGTGTTTCTTTTTCTTCATGTGACGCCGCATGTCGTGCGTGTCGCCGGCTTCTTGATCGCCATATCGTCATTGAGGCTGGCGGAGAGAGTTTTCAACCTCGCTATAGTTAACTCTTCGGTTGACCCGCAGGCACTGTTTTGTTTTATCGAATTGATGCCCGCGGGTAAACGCCTCTAGTACCGGGTTTCTCGACATGCCATCGAATACGCGCCTGGTACCGGCCTCATCGGAGAGAGTCCGAATGAGAAGCGCTTTATTTGGAAATCGGAAGGATGGCGCCACCGACGAGAAGAACGTAACCGGTGTTATAGAAGACATGCAGAGCGATGGAGGGGTACAGGGATCCAAAGCGCTCTCGTATGAAGCCGAAACAGAGAGAAGGAGCAAACACGAGTAAAGACCATGGGATGGAATGGCAGGCCAGATGGGCCAATACGAATAGCAGAGACACCACGAGGTTGGCCATGGATAGGCCGATCCATGTTTTCCGTCCCCACCTGGTTTGCAGGACCTGTCCTTGAATGACGCCGCGGAACAGCAACTCTTCGAACAGAGGTTGCCACAGGGCGACGGAGAGAAATGCCGCTGACCATATGGCATGCCAAGGCTGCGGTTGAGGCGCAAAGAACCGGATCATGGCAAGCCATGCCAGCGGACCAAGAGCCGACAACAAGAGAAATACAGAGTCCCGATGAAAGGGGAAATGATGTTGAAGGCCCAGGAGCGCCATGACTTGGCCTGAGCCCCTGGGTCGCGGGAAGACACCGGAGAGGAAGCCTTGGGCGGGATCCAAGTTCCGTTGGGACGATATTTCTCGCGCTCCGAAGTTCAAGCTCAATGGCGCCTTGCCCTCCACAATAAGACAATCAGAGACATGAAAAACATGGCGGGTAATAACAGATCTCCGGTTGCGCCGGGGGCGAGCGTACAGCCTCCTCCGCCCGCGCTCGCTGCCGGCGGGGGTGGCGCGATGTCGAATGTCGCAGTGACAGTCGCGTCTTGAGTAAGCGAGCAGGGGCCGGTTCCTGTGCAATCTCCGCTCCATCCTCCGAAGATGGACCCGCTATCGGGTGTTGCGGAAAGGTTGACAGTGCCGCCTTGAGGGAACTCTCCATTGCATGTCGCTCCGCAATTGATCCCAGAGGACGTGGATGTCACCGTGCCGGTGCCGGCACCGGCCTTGGCGACGGTGACGGTGAAATTCGCCGCCACGCTGGCCAATGCGGCGCGGGCATTGATACGGCCACCGGTCGACACTTTTCCACTCAATGCCGCCTTCCGATCTACCGTGTTCAGGATTGAGTTCCTCAGTTGGGTTACGGTGAGGTTCGGATTAACCGAGAGCAGCAATCCAGCGAGTCCTGCCACATGAGGGGTGGCCATCGAAGTGCCCTGAAAAAACTGATAGTCCGTGATTCCCGACGGCGGGCCTGACACGCAGGCGATGCGGACATTGTCCAAATACGCGCCATCGAAGACCTGGCTTTCGTTTGACATGAATCGAAAGCGAAAGCGTGAGTCAGCCATGCCATCGGCGATGTCTCCCCAGGTGATGGGAACGAATTGGGCATTGCTGCTTCCTGAGAGTCCGTTCATGATCTGCCAACTGGTCCCGCTGTCTCTGGATATTTCTATAAGAACTCCGTCGGTATCCAGCTCGGTTTGCAGGCGAACGCGGCTGTCCAATCGGCAGCCTCTCTGTCCCGTGGTACTGAACACCGGCCCCATCGCGAAGGAATCGGTGTCGTTCTGATAGCTTCCGGTCGGGCTGTCGGTCAGACTGTTCGGTTGACTGAATGACGTGGAATTGGTGAATCCCCAGGTGCCGGTGGTTCCCCCGAAGACGTATCCGAGTCCGGTCGGACCGGAGTCATAGTTATGAAAAAGGACAGTCGTCATGTTCGATGTGGGCCTTGTGCTGTTGATGTGGACTCCCGGCGCAGCCACCTGGACGGTCGTGGACCCAAAATTCGAGAAGGTCGCCAATTGATCATGTTGGTCGGTGGCCGCTACCGCGATCACGTTGGCCAGCGCGGCCTTCTGGTGTCCGGCACACACTGAGGGAGCGCTGAAATTGGAAGGAAAGTTCGGCGTGTTATCGTTGTCGTCGCCGATCCCATCATCTCCACCGTTGCCTGCCGCGGCAACAAAAAGCACCCCCGCCGCATTCGCGGCATTCACCGCATCATAGAAGGCCAGGCTGCATTCAGGTCCGATAAAGCTCGCGTTAATCACGCGCGCGCCTTTAGCAATAGCATAGTGGATTGCGCTGATGATGGCGGTGGTGGATAAGGATCGGTCCACCCCTCCGGCTTTCAACGCCATTAGCTTTGCGGTCCACATGACCCCTGTGATTCCGGTTCCGTTGTTCCCGGCTCCCGCGATGGTCCCTGCGACGTGGGTGCCATGTCCCTCGTTCCCTCCGAGATTGAGATCGACAGGGTCCATCGGGTCACTGTCGTTCATGTGAAAATCCCACCCCCGCACATCGTCGACCAATCCATTTCCATCGTCATCCACGCCATTTCCGTCAATCTCTCCAGGATTCGTCCAGATATTGGGGGCGAGATCCGGATGGTCGTAGGCAATGCCGGAGTCAATGACGGCGATAATCACGTTCGAACTTCCCGTACTGATATCCCAGGCTTCAGGCGCGTCAATATCGGCATCTGCCCTTCCCGCCGTTCCGTTCACGGCTTGGCCTGTGTTATGGAGACCCCATAATGTGCCGAACTGCGCATCAGTGGGAATGGCTTGCAGCGAGTAGAGATAGTTTGGCTCGGCATATTCAACGGTGGGGTTACTTCGGTACTTCAAGACCGCGTCCTCCACCGACAACGCGCTTTCCAGTTTGTACCGGTGCACCACCGCGGAATTCACCGAGAGCGCTCTGAGTTCTTTGGCGCGCATATCGGCATTCAACGACTTGATTCCCGATAAGGATGCCTCATCCCTGAACTTGACGAGCACCTCCCCTGGGACATAGTGCGCAGGGCGACGTATGTCTCCTGATAACGCCGTCATTCCACCGGATGTCTGTTTTTGTTTCGCATGAACCAAGCGATCTCCGAGCATAAGTTCTGACAATGCGACCACGGCCGCAGTGATACTTACAATGGCCCCGACCCAACAGAGCACAATTTTCATCACACTACTTCTGTGTTTCGTACCGATAATTGGACTCTGCATACTCGACCTCCGGATATGAAGCGAATTGGGCGATCACGGATTCAACCGACCGGTCGTGCAAGATTCTGACGTGATACAGACGCCCTCGCTGGATTTCGGTAATCACCTCGGTTCGACTCTCCGTTAGAAGCGACATGATCCGCTCTTGTGAAATCCCATCCTTGAATTTGACCAACACTTCATACGGGGCGAACCGTTTTGCGGGAGGTTTCGTAGGTCGTGCGAAGGTATGTGGTTCTGTCAGATGTTGGTTTGTTGCATCACAGGATACGGACAACCAAACAGCCGACACACACATCGTGAGCGTCAGAAGTTGTGTCATGCGAGAGGGAGCGGGCAAGCAAGTCATCGCGTTCTCTGTCGCTAGCGGGGGCTATCACATCGGCCGATCCGATCGGATCGATTACATGTAATGGAACGAGTGGTAATTCATCCATCCCTCTTACGAGGGAGAAAGCTGGTATTGAAAAGATTACTGATCGACGAATGTGTGAAGCAAGGAATTATTTCTCGATCGATGGTCCGGGTAAACCGAGTGTGTGTCGGCGCACATCATCTCGGCTTGGGGAAACCGTTCCAGATATCGTTGCTTGTTCTCGTTATGCGGTGGTGCATCGGGCGAAAGCTGAGTTGCCTCGCCTGGAAGATTCATGCGTTTCAACGCGAGTGGATTCTGCAGATGTACGGCATTCAGCGCCAGTCGGCTGAGGAGTAGAACGGTTGCGTCAGTTCGGCCTGAACACAGAGGGTACGTGCGATCCAAATGGTCGTACATTTCGCATCGTGAGCAGCACGGTCGTGCGAACATCTTGCATCAATGCGGACCACGTCCCGAACATTCTCACTGATCAACGCGGTTGCCATCGTTCACTTTTCTCTAGGGCAGGGGAAATGACATCCGACATCTGCGATGCGTTCATCAACACGATACCATTCGTTTCAGGCGATCGCCGGATGATGACTGTCGACCAAGGAATTCACCATACCACTTGACTGACTGCGCCGCGAAGCCTATCGTACCCTTGTGGGGGGAGTTAACGCCCCGAGGGAATATGGTTCATCAGGGGATCGAGCGCGAGGACGGTGTGCAGGACCAGCTTGTACTGGGAAGCCTAAACTCCTCCCAAGATCTCCGCCGTACCTAATCGTCCTCGGTTAGGTGCGTGCTCCTCCCACCTTAACCTTCACTCCTTCTTTTCATCCTCAACCCTGACCACCTTTTGGTTTTTGACTGAGAGCCGGCCGTGCGTCGAGCATCCGGCATAAGGGGGACCGCCTGCTATACTTTGGTCAATTGCCGCATCATTGAGGCACTGAGGTGTTCCACAACATGAAAGTCCTTATCCTGAGCCTAGTCAGCGGTCTCTTTTTGTGGCCGATGGTCGGGTCGGCGGAACTCTATAAATGGACCGATGAGCAGGGCAATTTTCATATTACCGATACCCCTCCTCCCGGGGCCAAAAAAGAGTCGACTACGCTCGTGGTTCCAGCTCCTCACTCCATCTTATCGAAGAAGGCCACAGTCCGGACGACCCCGCTCGGGCAACCCCAAGCAGAGGTTCAGCCGGTACCTGGTCCCTTAGTCCCTTCTCCCGCATACGAAGAAGTTCCAACTCAACGTCCGACGGAAGGGTTGAGTCCGAGCCAAGCAACGCTGACGAGTTCATGGCACATCTTCGACAGTACCCAGATGGATGCCAAAGCGTCCGTTCAGCGGTGGAAAGATGAACGGGGCCTTGACCATCTTGTTGATGTCTTGCCGGCGACTCCGGGTCACCCGGAAGCTGCTTCAAAGTTGGAAGACCTTGCTGCCCCGCACTCTACCCATAGGGCCAAGGCCCGGGCGACCGGTGTATCTCGTCCTCGCCATCAAGCGGCTGAATGAAGCGACGACCATGAATCGTTGGAAGCCATATACGCGGGTCTTGAGGATCCTACTTGCGGCCGTCCCCTTCCTTGCCACTTTCTCGATTCAGGATGCGGCTGGTTCCATCTCCAGGACTCCTACGGCATTCTCCGATGATGGGCGGCTGTTTTTGGTTCAGACGGATGAGCTGGTCGTCTGGGATCTTGAGACGAAGGCGCTTGTGGCGAAGATTCCGGGACTTCACTGCCGGCAGATCGCGTTGCTGAAACAGGACGGGTGGGTGCTGTGCGTGGAGCACAGCGTCACCATCTACGATTGGAAGAATCGAGCTTCCGTGGCCACGATTCCGCAGGAATCGCAGCAGCCCTATGGCCTGCTGGCCTACTCAAGCGAAACCGATCGGATGATTCTCCGGCACGGGAACGAGGCTGTGTCCGTCTGGCAGCTCGGGAAAAAACTGGTACCGCTCAAACATATTGCGCTGGAGGTCAAGAAAGACGTCCCGTCGGCGGTCGCCTCGCCCGATACGAAGTGGTTGGCGATTGCGCAAGGCCACACCATTCATCTGCATGACCTCACCGGCACAACCATCCGCGACCTCGTCATTGAGGGAGGAAAGCCTCGTGATCTGCTCTTTGCGCCCGACAGTTCTCGTTTAGCGGCGAGTGTGGGCAAGACGATTCTGCTGATCGATCCAGTGGAGGCGTCCATAGCCACGCGCGCCACGTTGACGAATGTTGAAGGAGCGCAGGGTCCTCTCACGCCCGAGGTCTTCTCGCGGGACGGTCGTCGCTTGGTGGCAGCCAATGGAGAATGGAGCTATGCGCTGTTCAATGCTGATACGGGCGAGCTGGTCACTTTGACCGAGTTCACCTATGCGGCGCCGGGGAGTGGGATGCGCTCACCGACACAGCTTCGTGCCGTCGACATTGCCGCCGATGCAGATCACTTGGTCGGGCAACCGGAGCATCTTCACACGTTACAGATCTGGGATCTACAGACCGGCATGATGTTGCCGGACCTGTGCGGAGAGGATTGCCGCAACAGGGCCCCTCGTGTTTCGGTACTCAAATGGTCGCCGACCGGCTCGAAAATCGTAGTCGGGATGCAGGGCGGTGCCAATCCGGATGTCGATGGCAAGATATCGGTTTGGGATGTTCCCTCACGTTCCCCGGAATTGGTGCTGGACCCCGGCCAACCGCAGGCGAAGGTATTGGCGAAACGATCGACTCCACCGACATTTATTACGACGACACCAGCTGTGCCGGCCTTCGTTCATGCTCAGGCCTTGCGCGCAGCGGGGACCTCGCCCAGCGCAAACCTGCTTGTCACGAGCGGCGACGACGGACTGTTGAAAATATGGGATCCGAGTCAGGGGACCCTCTTGCGTCAACTGGCATTGTCTGCTCCGGCCAATGCATTGGCGTTCAGCGCCGATGGCGTGATCTTGGCGGCGGGTACGCTGGAAGGAGAGGTACGCTTGTGGGAAACCGACACCTGGCGTGAATTTTCGCCCTATGCAAGCAAGCAAGGCCGGATCAACGCGCTGCAATTCCTTCCAGGCAATCGATTGCTCGTGGTTGCAGGGGAGAGTCCCAAGGTTCCGGTCGTAGATCTCGTCACCCGAACGGTCGTGAAAGAGCTGGCGCATACCGGCCGCTCTCCGGCGTGCAATGGGACAAACTGTGAAAAAAACCTCGCTCTGCGTGGAGAAGTCGTCGACAGCCTGAGTTTTCTGGATGGAAGTTCGTTTCTCTTGACGATCTCGCAATCCGGTCGTGTCGTCTGGGACATTACGACCTGGCGCGAAGTTGAGAAGCCGGCCGGGATTCCGGCGGTCTGGTCCGGTCTGGGTTGGAAACAGTCCTTTGTCTGGACAACCACTCGTGCCGGTGATCCGAAAGCCTGGACCCTTGCTGTATGGGATGCCAAGCGCAATAGAGTCTTAGCGAGCTTGGATACCTTCACGAAGCGGGATACGGAAATCGATCATGGGCCGCCGGTCGCGTTAGGGACATCGATCGCCGTCGATCCCTCGCACCGATGGGCCGCCACCCGAGTCGGAGAACATATTTCAGTGTGGGATCTCTCAACGCAGGCAAAGCGAAAGACGTTTCATGTCAAAACTCCGTATCAACTGCATTGGACGAGCGACGGCAAACATTTGATCGTCGCCACGCTTGACCGAAAAATCCTCGTCTGGTCGGCCGAGACCATGGAGCCGGCGCACTATCTGCGGGATCCTTCCGTCGCTCGGTAGCCGTCCAATCAGAGTCCTTCGCGCGCTACCTATTCGCGCAGGGTGGTGATGCGAATCGAGGGATATCGATCGTTCATCAACTCATCGAGCTTGCCTTCGCCATTCAGCATCGAACTGTAGCACATGAGCGGGAAGTTGGCGGGTTCTCACTTCCGCAGTTGTTCGATACGTGCGCTGAGGTCATCCAGCGATCCGAGTCGTACGACACGCAGAGCTTTCCCGATCTTCCTCATAAGCATGATAAGCATGGACGATCCCATGAAAGTCGAGCACCTCACCGGCAATCTGGAAGGCATTTGGAACGGGCCGTTCGTGTAGAGCGACCTCCGCTGTGTACTGTGCCGTGTCAGCACAGGTCGCCTCTCTCGATCCTCAAGTTGTTTCCTCTTCGCCACCCCAGGGATAGATGCGCGGGATCG
This Candidatus Nitrospira nitrificans DNA region includes the following protein-coding sequences:
- a CDS encoding NnrS family protein; its protein translation is MIVGLAITAMPNWTDRMPLRGAPLLLLFLLWLGGRLLMAFPWAGAATAAVVDGAFLVLLATYIWREIVIAGSWDRTPIGILVGLYACANMFFHEAALRGAPTDFPERFALSVMTLMLTIIGGRLTPTFTREFLADRNIAKLPAVFSPVDGVAIVSVLVGVIAWVLQPESAWAGVMLMVAGMASVARLVRWGGWRTWREPLVLVLHVGYLWVGLYLLALGASILGFGFTTANAVHVLTTGAMGTMTLAVMTRASLGHTGRPRHAGRLTVAMYVLINVGALLRILAPNPDVPTALTHAMLGLSALGWGGAYLLFALHYGRYLIRPSLDE
- a CDS encoding WD40 repeat domain-containing protein: MNRWKPYTRVLRILLAAVPFLATFSIQDAAGSISRTPTAFSDDGRLFLVQTDELVVWDLETKALVAKIPGLHCRQIALLKQDGWVLCVEHSVTIYDWKNRASVATIPQESQQPYGLLAYSSETDRMILRHGNEAVSVWQLGKKLVPLKHIALEVKKDVPSAVASPDTKWLAIAQGHTIHLHDLTGTTIRDLVIEGGKPRDLLFAPDSSRLAASVGKTILLIDPVEASIATRATLTNVEGAQGPLTPEVFSRDGRRLVAANGEWSYALFNADTGELVTLTEFTYAAPGSGMRSPTQLRAVDIAADADHLVGQPEHLHTLQIWDLQTGMMLPDLCGEDCRNRAPRVSVLKWSPTGSKIVVGMQGGANPDVDGKISVWDVPSRSPELVLDPGQPQAKVLAKRSTPPTFITTTPAVPAFVHAQALRAAGTSPSANLLVTSGDDGLLKIWDPSQGTLLRQLALSAPANALAFSADGVILAAGTLEGEVRLWETDTWREFSPYASKQGRINALQFLPGNRLLVVAGESPKVPVVDLVTRTVVKELAHTGRSPACNGTNCEKNLALRGEVVDSLSFLDGSSFLLTISQSGRVVWDITTWREVEKPAGIPAVWSGLGWKQSFVWTTTRAGDPKAWTLAVWDAKRNRVLASLDTFTKRDTEIDHGPPVALGTSIAVDPSHRWAATRVGEHISVWDLSTQAKRKTFHVKTPYQLHWTSDGKHLIVATLDRKILVWSAETMEPAHYLRDPSVAR
- a CDS encoding S8 family serine peptidase — its product is MTCLPAPSRMTQLLTLTMCVSAVWLSVSCDATNQHLTEPHTFARPTKPPAKRFAPYEVLVKFKDGISQERIMSLLTESRTEVITEIQRGRLYHVRILHDRSVESVIAQFASYPEVEYAESNYRYETQK
- the mrtJ gene encoding JDVT-CTERM system glutamic-type intramembrane protease MrtJ; the protein is MALLGLQHHFPFHRDSVFLLLSALGPLAWLAMIRFFAPQPQPWHAIWSAAFLSVALWQPLFEELLFRGVIQGQVLQTRWGRKTWIGLSMANLVVSLLFVLAHLACHSIPWSLLVFAPSLCFGFIRERFGSLYPSIALHVFYNTGYVLLVGGAILPISK
- a CDS encoding DUF4124 domain-containing protein, with protein sequence MKVLILSLVSGLFLWPMVGSAELYKWTDEQGNFHITDTPPPGAKKESTTLVVPAPHSILSKKATVRTTPLGQPQAEVQPVPGPLVPSPAYEEVPTQRPTEGLSPSQATLTSSWHIFDSTQMDAKASVQRWKDERGLDHLVDVLPATPGHPEAASKLEDLAAPHSTHRAKARATGVSRPRHQAAE
- a CDS encoding S8 family serine peptidase, which codes for MKIVLCWVGAIVSITAAVVALSELMLGDRLVHAKQKQTSGGMTALSGDIRRPAHYVPGEVLVKFRDEASLSGIKSLNADMRAKELRALSVNSAVVHRYKLESALSVEDAVLKYRSNPTVEYAEPNYLYSLQAIPTDAQFGTLWGLHNTGQAVNGTAGRADADIDAPEAWDISTGSSNVIIAVIDSGIAYDHPDLAPNIWTNPGEIDGNGVDDDGNGLVDDVRGWDFHMNDSDPMDPVDLNLGGNEGHGTHVAGTIAGAGNNGTGITGVMWTAKLMALKAGGVDRSLSTTAIISAIHYAIAKGARVINASFIGPECSLAFYDAVNAANAAGVLFVAAAGNGGDDGIGDDNDNTPNFPSNFSAPSVCAGHQKAALANVIAVAATDQHDQLATFSNFGSTTVQVAAPGVHINSTRPTSNMTTVLFHNYDSGPTGLGYVFGGTTGTWGFTNSTSFSQPNSLTDSPTGSYQNDTDSFAMGPVFSTTGQRGCRLDSRVRLQTELDTDGVLIEISRDSGTSWQIMNGLSGSSNAQFVPITWGDIADGMADSRFRFRFMSNESQVFDGAYLDNVRIACVSGPPSGITDYQFFQGTSMATPHVAGLAGLLLSVNPNLTVTQLRNSILNTVDRKAALSGKVSTGGRINARAALASVAANFTVTVAKAGAGTGTVTSTSSGINCGATCNGEFPQGGTVNLSATPDSGSIFGGWSGDCTGTGPCSLTQDATVTATFDIAPPPPAASAGGGGCTLAPGATGDLLLPAMFFMSLIVLLWRARRH